The following proteins come from a genomic window of Dreissena polymorpha isolate Duluth1 chromosome 1, UMN_Dpol_1.0, whole genome shotgun sequence:
- the LOC127845105 gene encoding CD82 antigen-like, with product MMNTAKMFIRGNVLGLTCALALLIVAGILSTQDNASEDLLQIYNWDNKIGTVATNIIICSSLLLSVIVVTCIFAVCMNMELPEKMFFPYTLFLTTMIFACFIIGILSPFTRGQLDELAVTLNDSLRNDYVPGEGVVADAWDQAQLKLSCCGANGPEDYSVISFNGTFVPSTCCKYLKQKENYQPINETLCQFEADQLQHNHTTNATYLNTEGCCSRIEKNIYEYLSVLIWVSISTNSAQFVYWCIVVLNWRKSIRARRLKS from the exons ATGATGAATACAGCG aaaatgtttatTCGCGGAAACGTTCTAGGCTTG acatgtgcattggctttgCTCATAGTGGCTGGAATTTTAAGCACGCAGGATAACGCGAGTGAAGACCTGCTTCAAATCTATAATTGGGATAACAAAATAGGGACGGTCGCAACCAATATCATTATTTGCAGTAGCCTTCTGTTGAGCGTTATTGTTGTTACATGCATCTTCGCTGTTTGTATGAACATGGAATTGCCGGAGAAAATGTTCTTTCCG TATACGTTATTTCTAACAACGATGATCTTCGCATGTTTTATTATCGGAATCCTATCTCCATTCACAAGGGGTCAG TTGGATGAACTAGCGGTGACGTTGAACGACTCTCTCAGGAATGATTATGTTCCCGGCGAAGGCGTTGTCGCAGATGCCTGGGACCAAGCACAGTTAAAG CTATCCTGCTGTGGCGCCAATGGACCGGAAGATTACTCTGTCATATCATTCAATGGA ACATTCGTTCCTTCTACCTGCTGTAAGTAcctcaaacaaaaagaaaactaTCAGCCTATAAACGAAACGCTTTGCCAGTTTGAAGCGGATCAGCTTCAACACAATCATACAACCAATGCCACATATTTAAACACAGAG GGTTGTTGCAGTAGGATAGAAAAGAACATTTATGAATATCTGTCCGTGCTCATTTGGGTGTCCATTTCAACGAATTCTGCACAG TTCGTCTATTGGTGCATTGTCGTGTTAAATTGGCGAAAATCTATACGAGCTCGCCGTCTGAAGTCATGA